In Blastopirellula sediminis, the following proteins share a genomic window:
- a CDS encoding ABC transporter substrate-binding protein produces the protein MSRSTLQIAAIVLLLGVVAYAASLGDNQEASTPQGRSEVLFWHFWGGADRATVEEIVRRFNESQDEHYVRAIAMPGNNLDLKFFLAVAGGDPPDLLNIDDPVIADWGARGAILPLDAFAPAEEVRQAEKWLFPAARRLATYDGRLYALPNGLDIRALYYHQTLLDQYGLKPPETLADLDQIETTIAPPGQKSYQRHGYLPDSRRLWPWGYVFGGQFYNKETHQVTADDPQIVASLEWMVGFRQRYGPAEIAAFRSGDQSLPGKAFPLLAGRYAVMMDGQWRVRDIRAFQAAQRERGEPITQFGVCPLPPPPGGKTRAGWVNGNNFVVPRGAKNAAGAWAFMKFWSGLGHETEAAQTCVAGGWIPVSGQVVQQPQFQAFLKEEPMFAQFVDLAGSENQYPIPVVPAGAFFDSEIKNVAERAMLRTEEPDCAAMLKEATRVIQRQIDAARESVE, from the coding sequence ATGAGCCGCAGCACTTTGCAAATCGCCGCGATCGTTCTGTTACTGGGCGTCGTCGCCTACGCGGCATCGCTCGGCGACAACCAAGAAGCATCAACGCCGCAGGGTCGGAGCGAAGTCCTCTTCTGGCATTTCTGGGGAGGCGCCGATCGGGCGACGGTCGAAGAGATCGTCCGCCGCTTTAACGAGTCGCAGGACGAACACTACGTTCGCGCAATTGCGATGCCGGGGAACAACCTTGACCTGAAGTTTTTTCTCGCCGTCGCCGGGGGCGATCCGCCCGACCTGCTGAATATTGACGATCCAGTCATCGCCGACTGGGGTGCACGCGGCGCAATCCTGCCGCTCGACGCCTTCGCGCCCGCAGAGGAAGTGCGACAAGCGGAGAAGTGGCTCTTTCCCGCCGCACGGCGTCTGGCGACTTACGATGGTCGCTTGTATGCGTTACCCAATGGTCTCGATATACGAGCGCTCTACTATCATCAGACGCTGCTCGATCAGTACGGGCTGAAACCGCCGGAGACGTTGGCCGATCTCGACCAGATCGAAACGACAATCGCGCCGCCGGGACAAAAGTCGTACCAGCGGCATGGCTATCTGCCTGACTCGCGACGCTTGTGGCCGTGGGGATATGTCTTCGGCGGACAGTTTTACAACAAGGAAACGCACCAGGTGACGGCCGATGACCCGCAGATCGTCGCTTCCCTTGAGTGGATGGTTGGATTCCGCCAGCGTTATGGCCCGGCCGAGATTGCCGCGTTTCGTTCCGGCGATCAATCGCTCCCCGGCAAAGCCTTTCCGCTGCTGGCTGGTCGCTATGCGGTGATGATGGATGGCCAGTGGCGCGTCCGCGACATCCGCGCGTTTCAAGCGGCGCAAAGAGAACGAGGCGAGCCGATCACGCAGTTCGGCGTTTGCCCGTTGCCGCCTCCGCCGGGAGGAAAAACGCGAGCCGGCTGGGTGAACGGCAACAACTTTGTCGTCCCCCGCGGCGCGAAGAACGCAGCCGGAGCGTGGGCCTTTATGAAGTTCTGGAGCGGCCTGGGACACGAAACGGAAGCGGCCCAGACCTGCGTTGCCGGCGGCTGGATTCCAGTCTCGGGGCAGGTCGTGCAACAGCCGCAGTTCCAAGCTTTCCTGAAAGAAGAGCCGATGTTCGCTCAGTTCGTCGACTTGGCCGGCAGCGAAAACCAATACCCAATTCCCGTCGTTCCGGCCGGCGCCTTTTTCGATAGCGAGATCAAGAACGTCGCCGAGCGAGCGATGCTACGAACCGAAGAGCCCGACTGCGCGGCGATGCTCAAAGAAGCGACGCGCGTGATTCAACGCCAGATTGACGCCGCGCGGGAGTCGGTCGAATGA
- a CDS encoding carbohydrate ABC transporter permease: protein MKLNLFEKVLAYLALLFAAILLAGPLLIMAFSSLKTPAEIQTDPHAILPQSWRWKNYQDAVSAMPFFLYLRNTLLICIGSVIGTVISCSMTAYAFSKLNWPGRNLLFGVLIGTMLLPWHVTMIPRFLLLREVGLYNTLGALIIPTFLGDAFSIFLLRQFFRTIPEELSEAARIDGLSEWGIFWRIVLPLSKPAIATVALFQFIAAWNDFSGPLLLLSDKRNFPLAYGLEQFVSSYSDQTHLLLAAATLFTLPIVVLFFLTQRTFLKGIATTGLK from the coding sequence ATGAAGTTGAACCTGTTCGAAAAAGTGCTGGCCTATTTGGCTCTGCTGTTCGCGGCGATCCTGCTCGCTGGCCCGCTGTTGATCATGGCCTTCTCGTCGCTGAAAACGCCGGCCGAGATTCAAACCGATCCGCACGCAATTCTGCCGCAGTCATGGCGGTGGAAAAACTACCAAGACGCGGTCAGCGCGATGCCGTTCTTCCTGTACCTGCGAAACACGCTGTTGATCTGCATCGGCTCGGTGATCGGCACAGTGATTTCGTGCTCGATGACGGCGTACGCGTTTTCAAAACTGAATTGGCCGGGGCGAAATCTATTGTTCGGCGTGCTGATCGGCACAATGCTCCTGCCGTGGCATGTGACGATGATTCCCCGATTCTTGTTGCTGCGGGAAGTCGGACTTTACAACACGCTCGGCGCGCTGATCATTCCCACATTCCTGGGAGATGCGTTTTCGATCTTTTTGCTACGGCAGTTCTTTCGCACCATTCCGGAAGAACTGAGCGAAGCGGCTCGCATCGACGGGCTGAGCGAATGGGGGATCTTCTGGCGAATCGTGTTGCCGCTGTCGAAACCGGCGATCGCGACCGTCGCGCTGTTCCAGTTTATCGCCGCATGGAACGACTTCAGCGGCCCGTTGTTGCTCTTGAGCGACAAGCGGAACTTCCCGCTGGCGTACGGGCTAGAGCAGTTCGTCAGCTCGTATAGCGATCAAACCCACTTGCTGTTGGCGGCGGCGACTTTGTTCACGCTACCGATTGTGGTTCTGTTCTTCCTGACGCAGCGAACCTTCTTGAAAGGGATCGCAACGACAGGACTGAAGTAG
- a CDS encoding penicillin acylase family protein, producing MTLTPLSTPNCQRKLRIARDEAGVPHVFAESRDDALYGLGYMHATDRITQIMFARAVSAGRASELIADKEELRETDRFFRRIGLHRNHHREVTLLQPHIHEQIVHYAAGVNDGAMAVGQSWPMWATGFASEPWDPVSVLLIGNLLSFGGLAVSQLENERIVVELIQSGASEAALREMFEGRLEHVDFDLIRHVPSLPRMSDEALEVLADLPRLAGSNAWAVAPSRTASGGALLCSDPHLEINRLPAIWYEAVLNWGDDYVMGATLPGCPLVAVGRTSNLAWGVTYMKGDTIDIFIEDCRVSPTGQWQYRRGAHTWMDFEVREEILGRKGADAETMIVLENPQGTLDADPLTPGYQFSLAWSGTTPGSGTAIGSWLDVIASSDVVSAMEVAEQCPQPTLCWVFADAEGNIGMQGNGRFPVRRSGATGLAPLAAWDEANHWNGFLSAEYLPSIYNPECGFVATANEEQPEVDGVRVTSQTLPDYRKRRIVEQLSYADEVTVEEMQALQYDLVSLQARDLLPYLLPHVADKSIVRRLENWSLDYSPDSHEAVLFQRLYRNTLLEIFGQAEGLGRRRVLYVASRVGFSSMVIAAVDRILKKEESLWWKGRDKGELIRAAAEKLKLEVEKPWSEVNNFHFTDRFFGGISVGRLLGFESRPYPMPGNFATIFQGHVLQTAKRSSTFAPSYHFVADMATSEAWSNLPGGPSESRFSTFYKSDVARWFEGQYKQLINEELPSA from the coding sequence ATGACATTAACTCCCCTTTCGACGCCGAACTGCCAGCGAAAGTTACGGATTGCTCGCGATGAAGCTGGCGTTCCTCATGTTTTCGCCGAATCTCGCGACGATGCGCTCTATGGCCTCGGCTATATGCATGCGACCGACCGCATCACGCAAATCATGTTTGCGCGAGCGGTTTCGGCCGGTCGGGCGTCGGAATTGATCGCCGACAAGGAAGAATTGCGCGAAACCGACCGATTTTTTCGCCGGATCGGTTTGCATCGCAATCATCACCGCGAAGTGACGCTGCTGCAGCCTCACATCCACGAGCAAATCGTTCACTACGCCGCCGGGGTCAACGACGGCGCCATGGCGGTCGGGCAATCGTGGCCGATGTGGGCGACCGGCTTTGCGTCGGAGCCGTGGGACCCGGTCAGCGTGCTGCTGATCGGCAATCTTCTCAGCTTCGGCGGGCTCGCCGTCAGTCAGCTCGAGAACGAACGGATCGTCGTCGAATTGATCCAGTCCGGCGCCAGCGAAGCGGCGCTCCGCGAAATGTTTGAAGGCCGGCTGGAGCATGTCGACTTTGATTTGATCCGGCATGTTCCTTCGCTGCCGCGGATGTCGGACGAGGCGCTGGAAGTGCTCGCCGACTTGCCGCGTTTGGCCGGCAGCAACGCGTGGGCAGTCGCGCCGTCGCGAACCGCCTCGGGCGGAGCGCTTCTCTGCTCCGATCCCCATCTCGAAATCAATCGCTTGCCGGCGATCTGGTACGAAGCGGTTCTGAACTGGGGAGACGACTACGTGATGGGGGCGACGCTCCCTGGCTGTCCGCTGGTCGCCGTCGGCCGCACGTCGAACCTCGCCTGGGGCGTCACCTACATGAAAGGGGATACGATCGACATCTTCATCGAAGATTGTCGCGTGTCGCCGACGGGTCAGTGGCAATATCGCCGCGGCGCGCATACCTGGATGGACTTTGAAGTTCGCGAGGAAATTCTCGGCCGCAAAGGGGCCGACGCCGAAACGATGATCGTGCTTGAGAATCCGCAAGGAACGCTTGACGCCGATCCGCTGACGCCGGGCTATCAGTTCTCGCTCGCGTGGAGCGGCACGACGCCCGGCAGCGGCACTGCGATTGGTTCGTGGCTCGACGTGATCGCGTCGTCTGACGTCGTGTCGGCGATGGAAGTGGCCGAGCAATGTCCGCAGCCGACGCTCTGCTGGGTTTTTGCCGACGCCGAAGGTAACATCGGCATGCAAGGGAACGGCCGCTTTCCGGTACGTCGTAGCGGCGCGACAGGACTAGCGCCGCTCGCCGCGTGGGACGAAGCGAATCATTGGAACGGCTTCCTATCCGCCGAGTACCTGCCGAGCATCTACAATCCAGAGTGCGGCTTCGTTGCGACGGCCAACGAAGAGCAGCCGGAAGTGGACGGCGTGCGGGTCACCAGTCAAACGCTCCCCGACTATCGCAAACGCCGCATCGTCGAGCAGTTGTCCTACGCCGACGAAGTGACGGTCGAAGAGATGCAGGCGCTGCAGTACGACCTGGTCAGTCTGCAAGCGCGGGACTTGCTGCCTTATTTGCTGCCGCACGTCGCCGACAAGTCGATCGTTCGGCGGCTGGAGAATTGGAGCCTCGACTATTCGCCCGACAGCCACGAGGCGGTCCTGTTCCAGCGGCTCTATCGCAACACCCTGCTAGAAATCTTCGGCCAGGCCGAAGGACTCGGACGTCGCCGCGTGTTGTACGTCGCATCGCGGGTCGGCTTTTCGAGCATGGTGATCGCCGCGGTCGATCGGATCTTGAAAAAGGAGGAGTCGCTCTGGTGGAAGGGACGAGACAAAGGAGAGCTGATCCGCGCAGCGGCGGAGAAGCTGAAGCTGGAAGTGGAGAAGCCGTGGTCCGAAGTGAACAACTTCCATTTCACCGATCGCTTCTTCGGCGGCATCAGCGTCGGGCGACTGCTTGGTTTTGAAAGTCGGCCCTACCCGATGCCGGGGAACTTCGCGACGATCTTCCAGGGGCACGTCCTGCAAACGGCGAAACGGTCGTCGACCTTCGCGCCGAGTTATCACTTCGTCGCCGATATGGCGACCAGCGAGGCTTGGTCCAACTTGCCCGGCGGCCCGAGCGAAAGTCGTTTTTCGACGTTCTACAAAAGCGACGTCGCGCGGTGGTTTGAAGGGCAGTACAAACAGTTGATCAACGAAGAGCTACCTTCCGCGTAG
- a CDS encoding glycoside hydrolase family 16 protein encodes MRRLLPVLVFSCCAATWSLAADLPESVPAPPKEARLVFTEDWSSGQIDPQKWYVLRKKWGGGNHGVVPENVSVAPDDVHGETKNVLVCTGHGDQYDGDVVGMWGRKDRVGGVIVSKPFFASGRIEIVAKVGEAKPYDGGPENPREPSGAIPAMWTYGYRWVHVSDKPVEQFVADKPMYNPHMKAYGLGANEYWSELDFPEFGKGGDFSKAMYNTFCQSRHEPLLWDVSHVIDGDYHTYVTEWRTKLKELPSVTDAMVAEQDGYYWIQEKSIPFDDYLGNPLKRLGPDRYAVYTGDYAVHYLDGKKIAENHRFVPAMAAQLNLGIWLPDWAGPAPWKTASIKFASVKVWQYDDPGDVRGVIVDDLKNNMDEQGREIK; translated from the coding sequence ATGCGCCGTCTGTTGCCGGTTCTCGTATTCTCTTGCTGCGCTGCGACCTGGTCGCTGGCCGCCGACTTGCCCGAGAGCGTACCGGCCCCGCCGAAAGAGGCTCGACTCGTCTTTACGGAAGACTGGTCGTCGGGGCAGATCGACCCGCAAAAGTGGTATGTGCTGCGAAAGAAATGGGGCGGCGGCAATCATGGGGTCGTGCCGGAGAACGTGTCGGTGGCGCCGGACGACGTTCATGGCGAAACGAAAAACGTCCTGGTCTGCACTGGCCATGGCGATCAGTACGACGGCGACGTCGTCGGGATGTGGGGACGGAAAGATCGCGTTGGCGGCGTGATCGTCTCGAAGCCGTTTTTCGCCTCGGGACGGATTGAAATCGTCGCTAAGGTGGGCGAGGCGAAACCGTATGACGGCGGTCCCGAGAATCCGCGCGAGCCAAGCGGCGCGATTCCGGCGATGTGGACCTACGGCTATCGCTGGGTTCACGTCAGCGACAAGCCGGTCGAGCAGTTCGTGGCCGACAAGCCGATGTATAACCCGCACATGAAAGCGTACGGCCTGGGCGCGAACGAATATTGGTCGGAGCTCGACTTCCCTGAGTTCGGCAAAGGGGGCGACTTCTCCAAGGCGATGTACAACACGTTTTGTCAGAGTCGGCATGAGCCGCTGTTGTGGGACGTTTCGCACGTGATCGACGGCGACTACCACACGTATGTCACCGAGTGGCGCACGAAACTGAAGGAACTCCCGAGCGTCACCGATGCGATGGTCGCCGAGCAGGATGGCTATTACTGGATCCAGGAGAAGTCGATTCCGTTTGACGACTATCTCGGCAATCCGCTCAAGCGTCTCGGTCCCGATCGCTACGCCGTCTATACCGGCGATTACGCGGTTCACTATCTCGACGGCAAAAAGATTGCCGAGAATCATCGCTTCGTTCCGGCGATGGCGGCGCAGTTGAACCTAGGGATTTGGCTCCCCGATTGGGCCGGCCCCGCGCCGTGGAAAACGGCGTCGATCAAGTTCGCGTCGGTCAAAGTCTGGCAGTACGACGACCCCGGCGACGTTCGTGGGGTGATCGTGGATGATCTGAAGAACAATATGGACGAGCAGGGACGCGAGATAAAGTAG
- a CDS encoding ethanolamine ammonia-lyase subunit EutB, producing the protein MKYQHRIGATTYSFPDLKCVLAKATPERSGDKLAGLAAENNKERLAARHVLADTPLSQFLDELIIPYELDAVTRLAVDQLDEAALAEVRSLTVGEFRDWLLAAETDGATILRVSPGLLPEMVAAVSKLMSNQDLILAASKIRVVSQFRNTLGLKGHFSTRLQPNHPTDDPKGILASTIDGLLYGVGDAVIGINPASDDPRATRTLLEMLDELRTRFNIPTQTCVLAHVTTTIDLMEAGAPVDLIFQSIGGTEATNDSFGVTLELLDQAYQAGLQLDRGTVGRNCMYFETGQGSSHSANAHHGVDQQTCEVRAYAVARKYRPLLVNSVVGFIGPEYLYDGKQILRAGLEDHFCGKLMGLPMGCDVCYTNHAQVDQDDMDNLLSLLALAGCNFVMGVPGADDVMLHYQSTSYHDQLYLRQLLGLKHAPEFEQWLQGMNVIDDQGQILEETPRHRLMYL; encoded by the coding sequence ATGAAATACCAGCATCGAATCGGCGCGACGACTTATTCGTTCCCCGATCTCAAATGCGTGCTCGCCAAAGCGACGCCAGAACGTTCCGGCGACAAGCTGGCCGGTCTGGCGGCCGAGAACAACAAAGAGCGGCTCGCCGCGCGACATGTGCTGGCCGATACGCCGCTGTCGCAGTTTCTCGATGAGCTCATCATTCCCTACGAGCTCGATGCGGTTACACGGCTGGCGGTCGATCAGCTTGACGAAGCGGCGCTGGCCGAGGTTCGTTCTCTGACGGTCGGCGAGTTTCGCGATTGGCTTCTCGCCGCCGAGACCGATGGCGCGACGATCTTGCGCGTCAGTCCAGGCCTGTTGCCGGAAATGGTCGCGGCGGTCAGTAAGTTAATGTCGAACCAGGATCTGATCCTGGCCGCGTCGAAGATCCGCGTCGTCTCGCAGTTTCGCAACACGCTTGGCCTGAAGGGACATTTCTCGACCCGCTTGCAGCCCAATCATCCGACCGACGATCCGAAGGGGATATTGGCCAGCACCATCGACGGGCTGCTCTACGGCGTCGGCGATGCGGTGATTGGGATCAACCCCGCTTCGGACGATCCCCGCGCCACGCGAACGCTGCTGGAGATGCTCGATGAACTGCGTACGCGTTTCAACATTCCCACGCAGACCTGCGTCCTTGCCCACGTCACCACGACGATCGACCTGATGGAAGCTGGCGCCCCAGTCGATCTGATCTTTCAGTCGATCGGCGGCACTGAAGCGACGAACGACAGCTTTGGCGTTACTTTGGAGTTGCTCGATCAGGCGTATCAAGCGGGTCTGCAACTTGACCGCGGAACGGTTGGTCGCAACTGCATGTACTTTGAGACAGGGCAGGGGAGTTCCCACTCGGCTAACGCCCATCATGGCGTCGATCAACAAACCTGCGAAGTGCGGGCCTATGCCGTCGCCCGTAAGTATCGCCCGCTACTGGTCAACTCGGTCGTCGGTTTCATCGGTCCCGAGTATCTGTACGACGGCAAGCAGATCTTGCGCGCCGGCCTGGAAGACCACTTCTGCGGCAAGTTGATGGGGCTTCCGATGGGGTGCGACGTCTGCTACACGAATCACGCCCAGGTCGATCAAGACGACATGGACAATCTCCTCTCGTTGCTGGCGCTGGCCGGTTGCAACTTTGTGATGGGAGTCCCCGGCGCCGACGACGTGATGCTTCATTACCAAAGCACCTCGTACCACGACCAACTCTATCTGCGGCAGTTGCTGGGGCTGAAACATGCCCCGGAATTTGAACAGTGGCTGCAAGGGATGAACGTCATCGATGATCAGGGACAGATCCTGGAAGAGACGCCGCGTCACCGGTTGATGTACCTATGA
- a CDS encoding carbohydrate ABC transporter permease — MSSTRNRIAGYAFASPWLVGLVLLYLFPFAASLYWSFCRYDLINPPQWIGGENYARIAEEIATGTGFGQALWNTAYYAAVSVPLSILLGITLAVPLSLPVRGQAIFRTLFFLPSVIPVVAASILWMWLLDPTDGIVNYGLSSVGLGQPKWLESPGNVFAAFWQTGSFAPGSKDALVLMSLWGVGNFMVIYLAALGDVPKSLYEAAQLDGAGPLRRFVHITLPMLTPIIFFNLVMGLIQSVQAFTQIYIVSEGRGSPAGSTMMISLQLFLSAFQHLDMGYASAIAWLLFVLLLAATLLLFRTSHRWVYYGG; from the coding sequence GTGAGTTCGACGCGAAATCGTATTGCAGGCTACGCATTCGCCAGCCCCTGGCTGGTTGGGTTGGTGCTGTTATACCTGTTTCCGTTCGCGGCGTCTTTGTATTGGAGCTTTTGTCGCTACGACCTGATCAATCCGCCCCAGTGGATTGGGGGAGAAAACTACGCCCGAATCGCGGAGGAAATCGCCACCGGAACCGGCTTCGGCCAGGCTCTCTGGAATACCGCGTATTACGCCGCCGTTAGCGTCCCCCTCTCGATACTGCTCGGAATCACGCTGGCGGTGCCGCTATCGCTGCCGGTCCGCGGACAAGCGATTTTTCGGACCCTCTTTTTTCTCCCGTCGGTGATCCCAGTCGTCGCGGCCAGCATTTTGTGGATGTGGCTGCTTGATCCGACCGACGGGATCGTCAACTACGGGCTCTCCAGCGTCGGCCTCGGCCAACCGAAGTGGCTCGAATCGCCGGGGAACGTCTTCGCCGCGTTTTGGCAAACCGGCAGCTTCGCCCCTGGTTCGAAAGACGCGCTCGTCTTGATGAGCCTGTGGGGGGTCGGCAACTTTATGGTGATCTACCTGGCGGCGCTCGGCGACGTGCCGAAGTCGCTCTACGAAGCGGCGCAGCTCGACGGCGCTGGTCCCTTGCGCCGCTTCGTGCATATCACGCTCCCGATGCTCACCCCGATTATCTTTTTCAATTTGGTGATGGGGCTGATTCAATCGGTGCAGGCCTTCACGCAGATCTACATCGTCAGCGAGGGACGGGGCTCGCCGGCCGGATCGACGATGATGATCAGCTTGCAGCTTTTCCTGAGCGCGTTTCAGCATCTTGATATGGGATACGCGTCGGCGATCGCGTGGCTGTTGTTCGTTCTCTTGCTCGCGGCGACGTTGTTGCTCTTCCGCACATCGCATCGCTGGGTCTACTACGGAGGATGA
- the eutC gene encoding ethanolamine ammonia-lyase subunit EutC: MNQDDIWEKYRQFTHARIGLGRTGSSMTTRQMLAFRTDHALASDAVWADLNTDAVQAELQNLGLDSILLNSQARDRQQYVQRPDLGRILSESSQATLQSLPREEYEVSITLADGLSAIAIERNAAPLLAHLMPLLRPYRVAPITIVRQGRVAISDPIGDLLGSQLSVILIGERPGLTSPYSMGAYLTYAPCSGNTDERRNCISNIRSEGLPHELAAQKLCFLIGESLRKKLSGVKLKDLFHDDRLNDAAQ; this comes from the coding sequence ATGAACCAGGACGACATTTGGGAAAAGTATCGCCAGTTCACCCATGCCCGCATCGGCTTGGGGCGAACCGGCAGCAGCATGACGACGCGTCAGATGCTCGCGTTTCGGACCGATCATGCGCTCGCCAGCGACGCCGTTTGGGCCGACCTGAATACCGACGCCGTCCAGGCAGAACTGCAGAACCTGGGGCTCGATTCGATCTTGCTCAACAGTCAGGCCCGCGACCGACAGCAGTATGTCCAGCGACCTGACCTGGGACGCATTTTGAGCGAATCGTCGCAAGCGACGCTTCAGTCGCTGCCGCGGGAAGAGTACGAGGTCAGCATCACGCTGGCCGATGGGCTGTCGGCGATCGCGATCGAGCGAAACGCCGCGCCGCTGCTTGCTCATTTGATGCCGCTTTTGAGGCCGTATCGCGTCGCGCCGATCACCATCGTCCGACAAGGCCGAGTCGCCATCAGCGACCCGATCGGCGATCTGCTCGGCAGCCAGTTGTCGGTGATCTTGATCGGCGAACGCCCCGGGCTCACCTCTCCCTACAGCATGGGCGCCTACCTCACCTACGCCCCCTGCAGCGGCAATACCGACGAACGCCGCAACTGTATTTCCAACATTCGGAGCGAAGGGCTGCCGCATGAACTCGCGGCGCAGAAGCTCTGCTTTTTGATCGGCGAGTCGCTGCGCAAAAAGCTCTCCGGCGTAAAGCTTAAAGACCTCTTTCACGACGATCGGCTCAATGACGCAGCCCAATAA